In the genome of Candida dubliniensis CD36 chromosome 3, complete sequence, the window CTTTAGTATTGGATTTCACTATTAATGCCTTGGAAAGGaaagataatgaaattgatgaaaaatatttcacTTTATTAGCATTTGTGGTTGATTCATTATTACAATATTTACCTCAAACTATTGAAATGATTTACAATAAGGAAGTTGGATCTCGTGCCATaaaagttttattattgttaatttcTGGTAAATATATTGAAGATCAAGATACTAAAGCCAGTTTAATTAAATCCCTTACTATTGctcttgaaaaaaataataatcaaattgatttggatGATAAAGCAAATATTTTAGTTTCTTTAtcttcattaattgatgaatatgaTTGTGAATTTCATGAAATTCAACCATTATATGAAAttatttgtaaattatttaaaatgTTTGCTACAAGAAATGTTAGAGAAACTTTAGTGGTGGTTATTAACACTATGggaaataaatttaaacaaattgaacCAATAGCACCAATTATTACTGGGTTAAATGCTTATAGTGATAGAATGAGTGaatatgattttgaaaaacgTCTTGAAGCTTACAGATTGGTGAATGAAGAGATGTATAAAGATTTAACCCCAATTCAATGGTTACCTCTTTTATATTGTgcattatttttcattaatgatCGTGATGAATTGGCTATAAGAGTTAATGCTGGTTATATGTTGAGAAgatttgttgattgttattcttcaattattattgagCCAAAAGAATATGTTCATCTTTTAAAAGATATTGTGTTAcctaatttgaaaattggtattagaaaagaaaatgaagatgTTCAAACTGAATATATTTTAGTGTTGGAACATATTGTTAAGCATTCAGTGAATTATActgaattaaatgatatgAAAGTTTTAATTGGTCAAGACGATGAAGAAGGGGAAgataattttttccaaAGTATCAATCATATTCAATTACATCGTCGACAAAGGGCAATTAGAAGATTACGTGATTATAAGGATGATTTGAAAGATAATAGTATTTCTCATTATATTTTACCGATAATTGAAGGTTATGTCACTACCAAAGAGGATAAACATCGAAATATTGGGTTAGAAGCATTAGAAACAATTGGAGTTTTACTTAAATCAGTTACTTGGAATCAATATAAAGCTATAGTGAAACGATACATTagtaatttgaataaatctCAAGATACATTAAAACAACGTGTGAATTTAATGGTTGCCGTTTCATTTGCCTTGGCTCAATCAgttaaagaaaacaataaaaatttacctgaacaacaacaagaactagatcaatttatattatatgaAATTTCACCTCCattgttgaaattattacaaataCGTGATGATGAAACCATTGTTGCTCGTGCTCCATTGGCAGAAGCATTAACTAATTTTATGTTATGTATTACCAAGGACAAAATTGATGGTGAATTACCGAAAATTTTAACTAGTACATGTCAAGTTATGAGATCAAGATCGGAAGAATTAAGAGATGCCGTGAGGAAAACTTTAGGTAAAATTGCTATAAGTTTAGGTCCAAATTATTTgagttttattttcaaagaattgaaaactgCCTTATCGAGAGGTTCTCAAATTCATGTTTTAAGTTTTACAGtacattatttattaacttGTGTCACATCAATTTTACAACATTCTGATCTTGATGATtgtattgaaattgttattgGAATTGTTATGGAAGATATATTTGGAGCTGCTGgtcaagaaaaagatgCTGAAGGTTATACCAGTAAGATGAAAGAagttaaattcaaaaaaagtTTTGATACTGCAGAAATTGTTGCATCTAATGTatcattaaatcaatttggtACTATAATTGAACCGattaaattgttattaCAAGAAATGATTTCTCATAAAACCCAAGTTAAATTAGATGAATTACTTCGAAGATTATCATTTGGATTAAATCATAATCAAGAAGCTTccaatattgaaatattaCATCTTTGTTATGAGATTTATATGATGTCTAAAGAGAATGACGAAGTTAATGAAACTAAAGTTAGTGCCAAAGAGCAACATTTCCTTACTACTTTAGATCGGAAAGTGAAGAAACGGGTAGATAAATCCCTTTATAAGCAAACCATGCAAAGACtttcatttgaattattaagaACAGCGATTTCTCGTCATGATAATTTAATGTCAGTGACAAATTTACAAGGATTTATCCCATTGTTAGAAGAAGGAGTCAAATCGGAAAATGAAACTGTGATAATTGCCtcattgaaaattttaaatataattattcgTTTACCATTCCCTGATCAAGGAATTTTCAAAGCTTGTGCTAGAAGaacattaatattaattaaagattCACCTTCAACTAATCTGGATATATGTCAAGCagcattaaaatttttagCTACTACTATTAGACATAATCCTGAAGTAACCATGAAAGAATCAGCCATTAGTTATGTATTAACCAGAATTCAACCTGATTTAGAAGAACCCAACAAACAAGGGTTAgcttttaattttttgaaagcAGTTGTATCTCAACATATAATGATTCCAGAAATTTATGATTTAATGGATAATGTTGCtaaattaatgattgttaatcattcaaaagaaattagaGATATGTCAAGAAGCGtttatttccaatttttaatGGAATATGATCAAGGTAAAGGAAGATTAGAGaaacaatttaaatatttggtTAGTAATTTGACTTATCCTACAGAGGAAGGTCGTCAATCAATTATggaattaattcatttaattgttgttaaagctggtaaagatttattaaataaattatcatcatcattttttgtGGCATTAGCAAATGTTTTAATATCAGATGTATCATCAAGATGTCGTGAAATGGCTAGTTCATTAATAACtacaattttgaaaaaattggatgATACAAGTAGTATGGAGAAGTATTGTCTGGTTTGGATAAAACAATCAACCAATAGTCTTTTGAAAAGATGTGGTcttaatatttataaattgattataacGGTTCGAGGATTTggtaaaaataaagaattagaTAAGATTGCTTTGgataatattttgaatataattgaagCAGCTAGAAATACTAAAGATGAACAAGACTCTGCCGggaccaccaccactagtGATGACGTTGAATGGGAGCTTGTTTATTCTTGTCTTTCTACATTCAGTAGTATGGCATCCATTATCAAAGATagaatttttgaatatcggaaaatttggaatggaattattaatattttattatttcctCATTCTTGGATTAGATTAATCACTTGTCGATTAATGacaattcttctttctaATGGTTCTGGTGATATTGAGAAATatgatttacaaaatataGCGActaaattgattcatcaattacGTGCACCATCAATCACTTCTGATTTAGGTACACAAATCACCAAGAATTTAGTATTAATTGCTATGAAATGGGAGAAAGAAACTTATGAATGGGATGGAAATTTGGCtaatgattatttattatcgAAAATTTGTGGTATAATTAAACTGGAACATgttcattcaattgaatctaAAAAATCATGTATTAAATTAACTGCCAtgtttattcaattcaCCAACCAACAAAGAATTATCAAGATTTCGGAAATGATTATATCAGcattatataattatacTGATCCTACTTATGCTACACcagatgatgaattaactAATTTATCTTTAGAAGCTTTAGAATTAgttcaagaaaaaattggtaCAAGTGAATATACTAAATTATATTCTAATATTAAAGTCAATGTTAATGTTAAACgacaagaaagaaaggcTAAAAGAGCACAAATGGCAATATCGGCTCCAGATATAGCTgctaaaagaaaattaaagaaacaTGAAAGAGTAAGAGAAAAGAGGAAACATGAAAAAGATATTAATGGTTATTAtaaaccaaagaaaaagagaaccTTATAAAAACTTTATTAAATACATAGGAATGTGTGAGTAATTTATATCTTGATTTGAGTTTATGACTCTGTTGTCTCGTTAGTTGAATTGATATTCTCTAAtggtttattttcttcagTAGCAGTAGCAGTAGCAGCAGCAGTAGCAGTAATGGTACTGTTTTCTTCAGATTTTATGATTTCTGTCGCTTGTTTAGTTTCATCGTTTGTTGTTATTTCTGTAGTTTCTTTACCAATTGAAGAATCCTGTTTtacttgttcttcttcttcttcttcctcttcttcttgtggTTGTTCAGGTTGTGATGgtaatttttgttttttcaaatctggTTCACCACCatttccctttttttgattatattcCGCCATTTCCCGTTGATATCTAATTCTATCATCTTCgtataatttataatatgGTCTTCTTCGTTCTTCTGATAAACTTTTCCATGCTTCAGTCATACTTTTAGAAAGATCGGATGCATTAGGATCATCTTGTTTAattctttccttttccaTTTCACAAAATATTAGATAAGCATTAGTTGGACGTTTTGGTAAATCTGGATCTCTAGCCTTTTGTTTACCCATAGTAGTACTAGCAACATCTGATGGaccatttgataattttgatgagCCAGAACCCAATGTTGTTttagaagatgaagaagatgaagatgaagttTTCGATTTTTTATTACTGGATTTGTTGGATTTCACTAATGAATCATCTAATATTGTTGGAGTTGGAGGACATGCCATTTCTTCAAAGGCAACAATCCCTTCTGGTAATTGAGTAGCTCTATCTTCTAATCTTTCCAATAGTATAGCATATTCTAATCTTAATCTTCTAATGGTGGCTTGAGTTCTACTTAAAGCTATAGTAGCAATTTCATTactttcttcaatttccaatACACGTTTGCGTAATTCTTTacatttttgtttgaatCTTACTTCTTCACTTTCTGGTATACTATCTTTTGATGGAGTCTTCATGGTTAAATTGATTAGTTTAgtttgtatttgttgaaggtttgatttgatttgattatggatgaacttttttttttttcttcgttcatttgttgttgatttttttttttttttttttttccttcttcaACATATATTTAGTTCTTATAAACAGGTATATAACTATAAACATACGAGGGGGTTacaatcatttatttaaataaattcaaGATGGAAAACCTTTTGAGGCCATTTTCATGGAAAGAGATACTCATAGTGCACCAGAGTCGGCAACAACAGTAGTTGCTCCAATATACAATACACCAAACATTCAAACTCAAAAAGCCAATACACCAAAAACCCTACAACTGAACAAGATAATAAATCCAAAACTTATGCCTCTGTGGCAGCTACATTCAAAACAAACTTGGCCAAGAGCCAAGATAAACAAGAGGAACTTAGAATGTCCAATTTTAAGGTCCCTCAAAAAGCCTTTGACGATTTAAAAAGACACAATGATGCGGTATTTCCTGAAGAGGTCATGACATCTGATCTCTCAACCATTATTAACAGATatggaagaaaaaaggtTTTTAGAACCATCAAGGATACTTTAATCCAAACTGGTTACAATTTAGAAGGATATTTACGTGAATATCCTGAGGAAATCATGAAGAAGGCTTTCAAATACTCTGTATTGAAGCTTTCGATTACAGATGAAgcaacaaaaaatatttgtgAAGAAATCTTGGGTATGAGAGAAGAATTGATGTACATTCAAAGAATCTTAGATTTCAGTATAATGGACAGAGTAATGTGCTTCATGCCATTTACATTTGACCAAATGAATGATAAACTTTCTGTAGAAAAACAGAAAGTACAAAATATAGTGGAGaactttgaatttgatttcgaTGGCACAGTTgagaaaatcaaaattgacAGTGATAAAAGAAACAGATAATTGGTTGCTTTTAGAGTGCCAATTATCTACTGTAAATTGGCAAGAAGGTTATTTTAACAATCATTTTTACATCAAGAGGACGTTATTGTCCAACAATATGCCCCTAGTGTTGAAGAGGAAGATATGGGGTATACACAGACAGACgaaaataaaccaaatgaAACTGAATATGTTTGTTACTTCATCGTTGATCTCATTTCGGGGCAAGTTCcgaaaagaagaatcaaaaccaataacaatacAAATAACCCCTCAGCTTTTGAGCAATGTACCAGCAGAGTGTTGTCTAACTGCAAGTACTGTGAGTACTGCAGATCGATGGCACATACCAAGTATCACTGCCCCCTCATCAAGCCTTGCGCCAATTGCGGTATAAAGGGACATAAAACCACTAGCTTTGAAAAAACTACGCCGGCTCCAAAGAGGGTTTTAAAAAAGCCGGAGACTAAACAATACTTCCCAGCTCTACCAACCAAGGTGGGTAAAGGAAAGCCAACTGAAGAGCttcaaagaagaagtagtTCTGaatcaaacaaagaaaaagattcttcttctacaaAAGAAGATAACATAGAACATGAGGTTATTACACCGGAAAGACCTCAGAAAACTACCCAGCCGGTTTCAACACTGGTTCCAATTACTGACCCCAAGGGAGATTCAGTAAAAACTAGTTACAATACagaaacgaaaaaaaaaaacaagacaGCTGGTATCATAGAAATGGATACCAATAAGGACACCATTTCTTCCAATGATGAAGCGTCTCCgaggaagaaaaataattcCACAGGTCAGCCGCGCAGTCCTACCAAGGACCCAGGGTTACACCTGTCACCGAACCTCCAGTAGGATGAGAAATCCTACATGCTTGCCTTTTATAGTTAAAGATTGATTTTTCCGTTAGTATATTAcattaaaacaaaagccaccaaaaacaatagaaaatacgaaaaaaagaaaaagaaacgaAAAACAAATTCACACATATACATCCTTACATACAATCCATCCgttaattatcaaaaatgaAGAGAAATGATTCTTATATTAACAATCTAACAATAGGCTCCAAAATCATTGGCAGCCATCAATCCACtgatttcaagaaattacTTGATATCTTTCTTAAATTAATAGGTGAACACCCGgttattgatatttggtttattcAAGAAATCAGATTTGTGTCTCAGGAACAATTTACTTATATCAACACAATATTAAAACAACACAATGCACAGCTTAGAATGCATCATTTTAAAGATCTAACTGGTTTTCTTATTCATTCGCCACATGCTAAActaaaattcaaaataaatgaaaatgaaaatcatcaaacaaCACATTTTGAAGGTCGTATTAGCATCTTGGAGATTACGAGTACATTTGTTCCAGCGTCCACATTTTCCTTTTCCCCATGATTCAAAATTGGTGAACCTCTTCGCCGTTTCACCTTTTGAACCACTTCTTTGATGTACTCGTTTAAGGCATGTAAATCTTTCTTATGTAGATGTTTGtttccaataataaattgtgGAGTTCTCTGACTATTAAAATGTTTCAGCCATAATTCCATAGTCTCACCACATTCAAAAATATGATGTACTATCGAATCAGTACCCGTATTACACAATTGGCAAAAGTGTATCTCCGGTTTTTTATAATTAGGATAAAAAGGATAATGTGAATAATAACCAAGGATAAAAAGATGATAATCTTGTAAAGATCCAACGCTCTGTTTTTGGACTTTGTTCATATTCTTCCAAAATTCAGTCCAATCTGAAATGGTTAGACTTTTAATTGTATCAAAATGTTTGCCCCAACCTTCTGGAATAATCGGAGCTTGAGGACATAATTTCCTTGAAGTGTGATGAAAAGTTTGCTCAGATAAAGgttgtttttcaaaatttggagacattaaattaataatttccgTTTTAGGTTGGATAATTAAATTTGCATAGTCTTCTATCAGCATGATTCTAATTGGAGTTTCCACAGGAGGGCCTGTGTAGTGGACCAATTGAAACCAAGCTTCAAACCACGAGATTTCCAGCTTTGTAAGATTCTCATATACTCGTTCTTTCAAGTATCTAAATTGTAGAGACAGATGACAGGATACACCCATCCCAAAAAGATACCATGGATAAACTATCAATTTATCTGGTTCCGTTGGCATTGTATAATAATCCTTTGcaatattatcaagaatATCTTGAATTTTAGTTCtcataaatttaattatcaaGTCATCTTCTTGTGTGTATAAAAGATATATCTGTTTACCTCTTCGACCTTTTACTTGATGATTGGGGTTCATCAAACCGAAACCACCCAAATGGTTAGGGGTTTGTAATTTCTGAAGCTTGAAGTATAAAGGAAGTCTTTGTTGAACTGTTTTTATAATACTCGACACTGCTGTCGTCAGAATCGGTGAATGTAAATCTCTATAGTATAATTTAGAGAATATGAAgatattcatcaatttcataatcAACTGATATGGAAGATCCAGTATCGGTGTCATTCGAATTTGAGGGTTGAGGTTTAATACAAACAGTGTCCAAGGATCAAACTCTTCATCTGCTTTTTTCATCGGTACTGCTAAATATGttaatttttctaattgtAGCTTCTTTGAAACATAAGCTAAAAAGTAAATTTCCGGAATGTCATTGAAATAACAAACCtctgttttattattgttaagATAAAGGCCTGATTCCCTTCCAAAATCTTCTaaaagttgttgaattCTTTCTTGATCgttcttgttcttgaaAAAGATGATCACATCATCTGCATATGCAGTGTATGCAACCGGCGAAAATTCATTCACCACTCCTATTCCCTCAATTTCCTTACTCAATCTAGCGAGAAAGGTCTCTAAGATTAAAATAAAGATTAGAGGGGAGATAGGATTGCCTTGTCTAACCCCACGTTTAAGTGGGAAGCATGGAccttcaatattattaatactGACTTTTGCTTTTTGTTGTGTAGTTATTTCTCTCAAGAAATTCGTCGCCTTAGGCCCAAATCCTACTTGTTGTAAAACTTTCAATATAAAATCATGATGGACTGAATCAAAAGCTTTTCTGAAGTCAAGATTAATAAACCCTGCTGATTCTGCATCTGCAGTTTTAGAAGTTTGATATCTTGTAAGAACCATATCGAGGAGGTATATGCTATTACTAATGGATCTTTCTTTAAGGAAACCTGTTTGAGTATTCTCAATAACCTTTGCCAAGACTGGGTTTAGTTGTTTTTCTATTACTGATGATAACAATCGTACGGCGCAGCTAAGTACACTGATAGGTCGaaagttttcaattataGGTGTCTTCAGTTTCTTGGGTATTAATGTAATAATCACTTCACTCATTTGTTGTGGTaatgtttcattttttttcaaaatattatttcCTGCTTTGATGAGAGGCCTTTCAACCTAAAACTTTGGCCATAATTCAATGAGACAATGAGATTTTTGGTAAGAAATTCCATCAGTTCCCACCagaagtttttttttttttttttttcttattgatcattaataaatgatcGTATAACATTGTTTTCAATGAAAGCTTTTTCCAACAAAATTTTATCAGTTTCAtctatctttttttttgtcaaaCTGGTCCACAAAAGTAAATGAATCCAAATGTCTCTCTTCTACCAGGAACAAATCTTGATAGAATTTAGTCGctaaatttatcattatttctGTGTCTTGAACTGTATTACCAGATTCAGTCTGCATTTCTGTAATAATGGAAAAGTTAAACGAGGGCCTAAATCTGAATTTAAGCATCTTTTCATCAGGAAAATTTCCGGCATGTGGAATGTATGCTCTGATATATCGTTGGTATTTTTCATAAAATATcaccttttcttttatccGGTTAATAATTCCATTCCAATTAGAAAAAGGAGTGAGACTACTTTGTTCATTGTTATTTAGatcttttattatattttcatCTTGACTCATCCATTGAGGTATCAGGTAACGTGGGTTACCAACCTTTAGGAAAGATtatttttggatttggaaAGACGTCGCTATTATTTTATGCGTCgaaatttgtttaaacTCTTGTAGAAGTCTGTACTTTTTAAGTTTTCTTCTAATCCTGGAGTCAATATATATTCTATCTAACCGTTTCTTGACAGATTCGTTAGaatgaaaatttgttgGTCGCAtgttattaaatatttggaaAGAATCTTGAAGTTTCcatttattataaaaaCGTGACATTAACTGAATGATTTCCAGCTCTTTTTTGGTGAATGTATAACTATTTTGATTCAGTGGTAGTTGAACATCATCTAGCAGCATAATGTGGTTAAAATCACCACcataaattatattgtGATTGTtagggtttttttttaaatttgcAATATATTTAGTAAATGCGTTTAGGTGAGTCATCTGTGCATCCATATCTCCACTGTGCAAATAGTTATTAATCAAAAGTATGTTCTCATTTGTAATTAACGTAATTGCCAAGATGCTAATACGTCCTTCAAAATGAGGTGTGTGATAGATTTCTTGTTCATTTATGTTAAATTTTAGTTTCGCATGTGGCGAATGAATAAGAAAACCAGTTAGATCTTTAAAATGATGCATTCTAAGCTGTGCATTGTGTTGTTTTAATATTGTGTTGATATAAGTAAATTGTTCCTGAGACACAAATCTGATTTCTTgaataaaccaaatatcaataacCGGGTGTTCACCTATTAATTTAAGAAAGATATCAAgtaatttcttgaaatcaGTGGAT includes:
- a CDS encoding polyprotein of L1-like non-LTR retrotransposon zorro 3 (transposable element;~Similar to S. cerevisiae POL92), whose product is MKRNDSYINNLTIGSKIIGSHQSTDFKKLLDIFLKLIGEHPVIDIWFIQEIRFVSQEQFTYINTILKQHNAQLRMHHFKDLTGFLIHSPHAKLKFKINENENHQTTHFEGRISILEITSTFVPASTFSFSP
- a CDS encoding HMG-like DNA binding protein, putative (Similar to S. cerevisiae NHP10;~In S. cerevisiae: likely component of the INO80 complex, which is an ATP-dependent chromatin-remodeling complex) — its product is MKTPSKDSIPESEEVRFKQKCKELRKRVLEIEESNEIATIALSRTQATIRRLRLEYAILLERLEDRATQLPEGIVAFEEMACPPTPTILDDSLVKSNKSSNKKSKTSSSSSSSSKTTLGSGSSKLSNGPSDVASTTMGKQKARDPDLPKRPTNAYLIFCEMEKERIKQDDPNASDLSKSMTEAWKSLSEERRRPYYKLYEDDRIRYQREMAEYNQKKGNGGEPDLKKQKLPSQPEQPQEEEEEEEEEQVKQDSSIGKETTEITTNDETKQATEIIKSEENSTITATAAATATATEENKPLENINSTNETTES
- a CDS encoding polyprotein of L1-like non-LTR retrotransposon zorro 3 (transposable element;~Similar to S. cerevisiae POL92), whose amino-acid sequence is MKRNDSYINNLTIGSKIIGSHQSTDFKKLLDIFLKLIGEHPVIDIWFIQEIRFVSQEQFTYINTILKQHNAQLRMHHFKDLTGFLIHSPHAKLKFNINEQEIYHTPHFEGRISILAITLITNENILLINNYLHSGDMDAQMTHLNAFTKYIANLKKNPNNHNIIYGGDFNHIMSLDDVQLPSNQNSYTFTKKESEIIQLMSRFYNKWKLQDSFQIFNNMRPTNFHSNESVKKRLDRIYIDSRIRRKLKKYRLLQEFKQISTHKIIATSFQIQK
- a CDS encoding U3 small nucleolar RNA-associated protein, putative (Similar to S. cerevisiae UTP20); amino-acid sequence: MSKLRTKTTESSRRHAFSSFRERVDSIKIEPSKKLTKRVYDYIDTEDQTDSYFLTTLEHWKETNLSGNFTEFLNKIEQNCQSLPQLIYHQSTIYQALYDAIAKNDVHSIQPLLELMSQFIHDLGSDFLPFYTKTLKLLMDLVLSVNPNDFQNNRNSSNVLEWAFNTLAFAFKYLSRNLAIDLKPTFIELLPLLQLTKKTYISRFCAEALSFLIRKSNQESLNEIIQFSLYDQIDIILDNDAYCESLTILYSEAMKNTKGTFHSKANLIFSKIMENTLYKVDTKAQPKLISIISDIILDILNHGTVESCDKFYAMVTDYLNNLLEKHNADPSEIELLTTCQILSTLAFAESGKKISNWDIVLETVDLLVAKINCNNNATRQELLESYIYLLVIVFRNADIQSLTIRHKKYFDSIYNTSEFLTFTEASLSIAKSKVINFGIIKLLQNYINNCQDYDKEVEKLTYFLNNNDISSKLQIPQSLVSQISNQINKDIKSKSFKSIHWKLLLLNFANNFQDINLQSLKELLFNLESGNKNLAAITLDIISHKLKEFPDSQTHIDEITSYLETNFHKFDTSTKFLNAINNYIKVTKSGGDFLSNAITCLHYPTHELRTNAIELISTLVVNESSTYLSQIRLIEQIPLNISTGRDITLRIRNLAMEFSKEINPSDLDKKLIVNYFFGLLSNKFQPSWTAVYESLPLISSTCKSEIWQVAYKLLTLDYTNDEDEDEENTEERSVVDFPIESTLIDWQPRNSRLLNNFESFENSYLAPYRNISQAINNNLERNAHFDSMVRSHVLNALKTIPSIVEKNAGKLIPIITHQPTIDEDELQNWSRKDRNELLELFAKFKNLRKIPESEELYDYLLDYLLTSKYVKVQQLALDVLFTWNNPSINKYKDNLKNLLDDAIFSDEISNFIINGTNISTSNIIEPQDKPLIMKFVIRILFGRVQGSPKSNSKQGKKFAVISVLPSLTNSEIISFIELGANKIGYEGFFNGQIPKASLGLDQSELKKISGFINLLSEIYHILGANYNAALQTTIKPLIFSLVSAQNRIESTSLIDSIISEKMAKNIRSNGMRCLTELFTIIGDDFDWNDYLSLIYDNLINPRMETFADENLQQPSAMLKLISFWIGQSNTLPFLYIDEFATTRAILSLLSKSSEAKESVITLVLDFTINALERKDNEIDEKYFTLLAFVVDSLLQYLPQTIEMIYNKEVGSRAIKVLLLLISGKYIEDQDTKASLIKSLTIALEKNNNQIDLDDKANILVSLSSLIDEYDCEFHEIQPLYEIICKLFKMFATRNVRETLVVVINTMGNKFKQIEPIAPIITGLNAYSDRMSEYDFEKRLEAYRLVNEEMYKDLTPIQWLPLLYCALFFINDRDELAIRVNAGYMLRRFVDCYSSIIIEPKEYVHLLKDIVLPNLKIGIRKENEDVQTEYILVLEHIVKHSVNYTELNDMKVLIGQDDEEGEDNFFQSINHIQLHRRQRAIRRLRDYKDDLKDNSISHYILPIIEGYVTTKEDKHRNIGLEALETIGVLLKSVTWNQYKAIVKRYISNLNKSQDTLKQRVNLMVAVSFALAQSVKENNKNLPEQQQELDQFILYEISPPLLKLLQIRDDETIVARAPLAEALTNFMLCITKDKIDGELPKILTSTCQVMRSRSEELRDAVRKTLGKIAISLGPNYLSFIFKELKTALSRGSQIHVLSFTVHYLLTCVTSILQHSDLDDCIEIVIGIVMEDIFGAAGQEKDAEGYTSKMKEVKFKKSFDTAEIVASNVSLNQFGTIIEPIKLLLQEMISHKTQVKLDELLRRLSFGLNHNQEASNIEILHLCYEIYMMSKENDEVNETKVSAKEQHFLTTLDRKVKKRVDKSLYKQTMQRLSFELLRTAISRHDNLMSVTNLQGFIPLLEEGVKSENETVIIASLKILNIIIRLPFPDQGIFKACARRTLILIKDSPSTNSDICQAALKFLATTIRHNPEVTMKESAISYVLTRIQPDLEEPNKQGLAFNFLKAVVSQHIMIPEIYDLMDNVAKLMIVNHSKEIRDMSRSVYFQFLMEYDQGKGRLEKQFKYLVSNLTYPTEEGRQSIMELIHLIVVKAGKDLLNKLSSSFFVALANVLISDVSSRCREMASSLITTILKKLDDTSSMEKYCSVWIKQSTNSLLKRCGLNIYKLIITVRGFGKNKELDKIALDNILNIIEAARNTKDEQDSAGTTTTSDDVEWELVYSCLSTFSSMASIIKDRIFEYRKIWNGIINILLFPHSWIRLITCRLMTILLSNGSGDIEKYDLQNIATKLIHQLRAPSITSDLGTQITKNLVLIAMKWEKETYEWDGNLANDYLLSKICGIIKSEHVHSIESKKSCIKLTAMFIQFTNQQRIIKISEMIISALYNYTDPTYATPDDELTNLSLEALELVQEKIGTSEYTKLYSNIKVNVNVKRQERKAKRAQMAISAPDIAAKRKLKKHERVREKRKHEKDINGYYKPKKKRTL
- a CDS encoding possible non-LTR retrotransposon Zorro family polyprotein (transposable element;~Similar to S. cerevisiae POL91) translates to MSQDENIIKDLNNNEQSSLTPFSNWNGIINRIKEKVIFYEKYQRYIRAYIPHAGNFPDEKMLKFRFRPSFNFSIITEMQTESGNTVQDTEIMINLATKFYQDLFSVEERHLDSFTFVDQFDKKKDR
- a CDS encoding polyprotein of L1-like non-LTR retrotransposon zorro 3 (transposable element;~Similar to S. cerevisiae POL92), with the translated sequence MSEVIITLIPKKSKTPIIENFRPISVLSCAVRLLSSVIEKQLNPVLAKVIENTQTGFLKERSISNSIYLLDMVLTRYQTSKTADAESAGFINLDFRKAFDSVHHDFILKVLQQVGFGPKATNFLREITTQQKAKVSINNIEGPCFPLKRGVRQGNPISPLIFILILETFLARLSKEIEGIGVVNEFSPVAYTAYADDVIIFFKNKNDQERIQQLLEDFGRESGLYLNNNKTEVCYFNDIPEIYFLAYVSKKLQLEKLTYLAVPMKKADEEFDPWTSFVLNLNPQIRMTPISDLPYQLIMKLMNIFIFSKLYYRDLHSPISTTAVSSIIKTVQQRLPLYFKLQKLQTPNHLGGFGLMNPNHQVKGRRGKQIYLLYTQEDDLIIKFMRTKIQDILDNIAKDYYTMPTEPDKLIVYPWYLFGMGVSCHSSLQFRYLKERVYENLTKSEISWFEAWFQLVHYTGPPVETPIRIMSIEDYANLIIQPKTEIINLMSPNFEKQPLSEQTFHHTSRKLCPQAPIIPEGWGKHFDTIKSLTISDWTEFWKNMNKVQKQSVGSLQDYHLFILGYYSHYPFYPNYKKPEIHFCQLCNTGTDSIVHHIFECGETMELWSKHFNSQRTPQFIIGNKHLHKKDLHALNEYIKEVVQKVKRRRGSPILNHGEKENVDAGTNVLVISKMLIRPSKCVV